A region of Syntrophorhabdus sp. DNA encodes the following proteins:
- the phoU gene encoding phosphate signaling complex protein PhoU, translated as MLEVRTKELKKELVEYATLVEKMIAESMTGLLERREAPLRRVIDELEPATNDFEIELDELCTGAIAQYQPRARDLRIILMIFKMTSDLERMGDHVANIADSGLFLISHVPVKPLVDIPRLAGETTRSLSDSITAFLNEDASLAQEVCERDHIIDALQVQIFRELVTFMSSDPATIERSLHLIRVANNLERIADLSTNICEDVIFMVEGRVIKHHREERDGKE; from the coding sequence ATGCTGGAGGTCAGGACAAAGGAGCTCAAGAAAGAGCTTGTCGAATACGCCACCCTGGTGGAGAAGATGATCGCCGAGAGCATGACGGGTCTTCTGGAGAGGCGGGAGGCCCCTCTTCGCCGGGTCATTGACGAACTGGAGCCGGCGACGAACGATTTCGAGATCGAACTCGACGAGCTGTGCACGGGGGCCATAGCGCAGTACCAGCCGAGGGCGCGGGATCTGCGCATCATCCTCATGATCTTCAAGATGACGAGCGATCTGGAACGGATGGGAGATCACGTCGCGAACATTGCCGACAGCGGATTGTTCCTCATATCCCACGTGCCTGTGAAGCCTCTTGTCGATATTCCCCGGCTTGCCGGGGAGACGACGAGGAGCTTAAGTGACAGCATCACCGCCTTTCTGAACGAGGACGCGTCTCTCGCGCAAGAGGTCTGCGAGCGGGACCATATCATCGACGCACTGCAGGTCCAGATCTTTCGCGAACTCGTGACCTTCATGTCCTCGGACCCGGCGACGATCGAGAGGTCGCTGCACCTCATCAGGGTCGCGAACAACCTCGAGCGCATCGCCGATCTTTCCACGAACATCTGCGAGGACGTGATCTTCATGGTCGAGGGAAGGGTGATCAAGCACCATCGCGAGGAAAGGGACGGGAAGGAATAA